Genomic DNA from Solanum pennellii chromosome 3, SPENNV200:
GTTATAGCCTATAGTGGAAAGAAAATCTTTGAGGTAGTTGATTTAACAAGCTTTTGGTAGTCAAGATGTAATTAATATAGTGTATGTGCTACATTACTGATGATGAATGAAGTAGTAATTGACAAGATTGTATCTTTCCTTGCAATTCATTTGATGGTTTCTTAAAGGGTTGTCTCCTTTGGTTTGGTTCGgaactaaataaattatcccATCAATATGGCAAAAATGGTGGGTCCAATGACCAAACATGGTATAACATTTTATGCTAGAACAATTATACCAGAGACGAGATTCTTTTCCCGTTTGTATGTTAAAGAATCATCATACTTTTTCTTTAGTACAAGACATGAACCCTAAAGCAAGAGTTTCACTTGTTGTTAAGACTCGAGGTCGAAAAGACATCTTTTGATAGGTTGTGTTTTCGGGCTTCATTGGATTTCACAATTGATCTGCATTTCCTCCTCTTCCTGTCAAGCCTTCTCCATTACCTTAACATGGGCAACCGACCAATTCTAAGATTCCGTCTGCTAATTGACATTGTTGCTATCTTTGAAGTATTCTATACCTCTCTTAATGGGTTATGGAGCTCTTGCACACTGCTACACACTACCTTCACTTCTGATGCGTCGtattctccaaaaatacactacttttggtGAATCTGATACACACCCATTGACATTTCtcaagagtccgagcaacagtCATTAAGTACTTGCTTATTGAGAAGACTGCATTAGATTTTATTACATGTCTCATTGAACTACTttaatcttttctttctttttaaatatagaGACTCTTTCATCTCCgtaaaacattttctttttttcaatctAGCTCAGAAGTATTCGCTTCGGTGCAGATGAAAACACAATTCTGAAGGGATGACACACTGAAGAATATCTGTGCAAATCGTAGGCTAAAGACATATTTATAACCAGGAATTTTATCTCCTCTACGCAAATATCAGTTGTCGACATTTGTAGAGAGTATTGGACCAATGAGCTCTATGTCATCATCCTTGACTTCCCTCGCACTTACATCACCTCTTCACGTATCAAGAAAATGTCTTAGCTTACAGCCAGCTCGTAGGTGCTACCAACGATATGCTTTCAATAGTCATGGTAACATTACCCTTTCAATCCATGACCAATCAGCATCCCCTCATCTGTTTCCATCCAGTAATTTGAAATCCtgttgtagtgctattgcttcATCAAATGACGGAACAGTATCTATGATTAATTTTGAAGATGTGATGGAGAAAGACTGGTCATTTCTTGAGCATCCAGATTCCAGTGCAGAGCATAAGCAAAAAATTGATGAGATCATATCAGCAGGAGAGATAACAGAGACTTCCAAGGTTATGATTGCAATTAGTTCCGATGAATTTGTTGATAGAGTAGTTGAATCATCGAATTGCAAGCAACTACTTGTCGTTCATGACTCTCTTTTCATGTTAGCATGCATCAAGGAAAAATACGACAAGGTTATGTGTTGGCAAGGGGAATTGATATATATACCAGAGAAGTGGACaccttttgatgttgtttttCTCTACTTCATTCCTGCATTGCCGTTTGAACTTGATCAAATTCTGGATGCACTAAGAAAACGTTGTTTGCCAGGTGAAATTCTATCTGATTACTACTTTATTTGATCTTATGTTTTCGTCAGGACTGAAAGTCGGTTTTATATGTTCAGGTGCAAGAGTTGTGATTAGTCATCCACAAGGCAGGCAAATGGTTGAAGAGCAACAGAAACAATATCCTGATGTGGTTGTCTCTAACTTGCCAGAAAAAATGCTGCTGCAAAATGTTGCTGCACACCATTCATTTGAAGTAGTCAAATTTGTAGATGAACCTGCTTTCTATCTTGCTATTCTCAAATTCATCAACCAATAGCATACTTCTCTACTTGTCTAGTCAGTATTggccttattattattattattattattattattattattattattattattattattattatcatagaCCTATCTTCGTAGCTATCAAATGTTGTATAACTTATGTATTAATTAATACTATATGAATAACTTGCTTCTTTACTAGATACCAAACGAACCTTGAATGATTGATGGCTTGAAGTGAAAGCATGATTCTAATCTCGTTATAACAACCAAATTCATgtaaatcaaatattttcttacacTCTCTAAAGATTTTTAGAATCCTATAGTTTTAAGTGGGAAAAAAGTATTTGGAGAAGGAGAGGCAGGCATGAATTTTTGAcaaatgtgaaatatgatgatgataaagCTGTCTAAACgtgtttttactttttagttgttttcttgaaaaacaAGCCGAGTTCTTACATATTTTtttggcataatgcataaacatgtCTTTTAACTTAGccttatttcatatttatttcctttaactttgagtgtgcacaaatacacaattaaacttgtataaagttgaataaatagacacacGAGTCATATGTGTCACAATAcatgtaggacaccacgtaggacacaAATTTTATGTAGAATGTCATGTAGGACGTTTGTGTCTAttagttcaattttatacaagtttaagtgtctacttgtgcataaGGCTGGGCAACGGACCGGGTTGTACCGGTACCGGTCCGGTACCATTCCGATTCGTTCCGGTTCGTCCCGGCTCGGTTGCCTACGGGACGAAATGGGACACTGTGAATCGATGCATGGAACAAAACGGGACCGCGATTTGATATCAGTGTACCGGTTTATCCTGGTTATGATTCGGTCTGGTGCCGGTCCGATTtcgataaattattatttattaattaatttatattatatatttataaattataatttatattttaatttaattttttaaaattacaaattcaagttatttaaattacaagttataaatattttaattataaattataatatattaatatgtaacaacttataaacttcaaaagatttcaATCTTGAAAACTTAATTAGTCTTTAACTTGCTAACttaataagtaaatttttttttaaaaatatcttgaaaataaacttaagtaaaaaattacattataaattaaaaaactattaatttaaacttaaaaaaataaaaaaaaaagattaatatttttgtaattcaaaaaatcattttttgaaataacttgATGTATCGTCCTGTTTATCTCATCCCGTTTTATTCCGGTCCGTTCCAGTCCGTTCTGGTTCCATCCCGGTATATAGTGGGACGGACGGAATCGAGTATCTGTCTCGGTTCATCCCTGTACCCGTCAACGAACTGGTCAACTCGTCCCGTTCCGTTCCTGTACCGGTTCGTGCCGGTTCGGTGGTTTCGTTCTGGTCCGTTGCCCAGTCTTACTTGTGCACATTTAAAGTTGGAGGACATAAATGTGAAACGAGATCAAGTTAAtatgacatatttatgtattatgcctattttttttaatttttggtaagtaagaaaatattatcctaaaaacatttatgtattatctAGCAAATCGCTATGGAGGCAGGTTGGGGTGGGGAGTGGTGGTTCATGGGTGGCATGGGGTGTGATGGTCAAGGGTGCGGATATGGGTTATTGGTTGGGTAGGGAGGATAACAAATTTGGAATGTCACTTATGCAATAATATTGTTATAGAGATGTATGACcgattaaatattattttagtagAGCAAAATTCAcggataaaatattaattagctGGTTTTATATACCTTCCAAAACTAAATTAATAGTCagtttaatcaaaattttaaaattatttgtttaatagAAGTGTTTAACAAAAATACCTTTGATAAGAATAATTTACGTTTGTCTAATCAAATTTAAAACACCTTTGAACAGTAATAAGTGCTCGCTCAAACTTCTAAAAATTGCTTCTAAATATATGTTTTCAAACAAAAAGAGTACTTTTGAGGATTACCTTTGAGCATTATAAAACAAATTTACTTTTACTACTTTCcaaaagtttgatcaaacatcccttttttttttaaaaaaataagcattttcgacaaataaaaaatttaaccgAACATACTATAAGTAAAATTTCatgtttgataaaattttaattgcaATTAACTTGTTTAAACTCTGAAGGTTCTTAAttaagataattatatattgttttattctAGACCAAATTGTTAAAATTACTTGTGTGAATCACAAGGCTCCCATTATtaatgatctaaacttaggttaATTGGttcatttcttttcattttggaAGGAGTTTGTATGATATCCATAAGAAATTACCGTAACGCCTCAGAAAGTTTTtgaactaagactcgaactatTCTTCATTATAAAAAGGATTTTATCTAGGAATTTAAAATTCTTAAGTGCTAAGGtcactagatgtagcaccttgagttTCAAGAAGAACTAAAGAGAGTTCCTTCAAGTCATTCCTAAGTTCCTTTAAGTTATGGGTCAACTTCAACGACCATAACTTTTAGTACATGATGAGTTAGGTAACCCATAAGATATTAAATGAAATGTCTTTACATTATCTTTCCCACACCACCATGTTTGCTAAATTTAGAGCTCGTATGAGGTATATATGTCCATTTGAAGTCGGGCTATCCAAATAAGGAAAGTTACCCGAAAATATTAAGGGATATTCTGGTCTTTTCATTACCCAATCAGATTAATTTGTAGTAAGGTTTTAGGGATCTAATTTGGTAAGGtttagttttataatcctaatatacgcctagagttttagttgagagttcatgaagagaaaagaggaaaggatCAAGGCGTTCGTCGAGGTTGCGGATTTTCACCATGGGTttgatccctaagaggtatgtaagattCCGTagtgttgggttcgttcactCACACGCCAAACATGATTTTCATGTTCAAAGTCGTCCATAAAGATTGCAATTTTAAGTTCATTATaagtatttttgttattttgttgggttttgatgaattcttgaaatAAAAGTGAGTGTTTTGAGAGCTGTATTGCGTAGATAAGAGTGTAACTACGAGTAATCAAATCCAAGTAATTGGAGAAGAAATCATTCGATTCTAGTCGAATTAAGGTCAGAAAATGAGTAGAAAAATTCGTCGGAATTGTTTGGGGGATGGTGGCGCTACGCGCCACAGATGGGCCAGTGTGGGCTGGCGTGGCACGCCAATAAGCAGTCTCTGAAGTTAAGGTGCTGGCACTAAGCTCGCCTGCCCCAACTCTTTTTCTGTCGGTTATCTCATTTGAGTCCCTTTAAAGTTTACCTTCAATCCCttttgattctaactactctaaactacttctaaacacctagcaattattcataacatgaatattacctttaattcataattcaaatttgagGTAGAGTTAAAAGttaagttttgagagttcttTCGAACATTTTGAGGAAGTTCCTCTGAGTTTTTTTGAGAAGACTTCTACACTTGTAATAACTTTTTTCAAGACTCGACAAAGTGAGTATGAGAATTATGAGAATGTACTCATGATTCTACTTTATCATCACGAGATTCTTTATATCATGAAGCATAACTCTTGATTTCATAATTCAAGAGAGATTAAGGGTATagttcaagaaagtctttgagttcaattgtgaatacTATGAGATCAACTATTGATTTGAGCTACATTTTGAGAAAGTAAGTATAAGAATGAGAAGAGTCGTATAACGAGTTCCATATTCTTGTGTAGACCCTCGAGTCGatttgttcatgcccataatttcgCGTGAACTTCACAATTTGAGCATCTTTGAAAGGAGTAGTATCTCTAAGTTCTAAGCTTGAGTATTGAATTcctaactcttttgagattatattcttataattGAACTATTACATGTTATCCACgaagtctttgagttgagtttGTTCATGTCCACAATTCCTCActaccattttttttaaaatttgttttaagacttgagcaTATGAGTTTGAGGAATATTAGAATtgagttcattttctttaaaataatatatgtgaaCTAAGTAAtcccaagagtaaatgtttttacatttaaacaCAGAGGAGCAAAAGAGTTTTCGTAAGAAGTTTAGTGTGccatctcttttaagagaaagatttttgagtaataatctcaaaccacagaaaGAGTTATgtatttaaaacatatgagctagtatatattgggagtagtattgaacaccgaTATGAATGATAGTTCAGATATCTCACAACTCCCATAATCTATATAACCAACATGggtagaaaggg
This window encodes:
- the LOC107012126 gene encoding uncharacterized protein LOC107012126, with amino-acid sequence MSSMSSSLTSLALTSPLHVSRKCLSLQPARRCYQRYAFNSHGNITLSIHDQSASPHLFPSSNLKSCCSAIASSNDGTVSMINFEDVMEKDWSFLEHPDSSAEHKQKIDEIISAGEITETSKVMIAISSDEFVDRVVESSNCKQLLVVHDSLFMLACIKEKYDKVMCWQGELIYIPEKWTPFDVVFLYFIPALPFELDQILDALRKRCLPGARVVISHPQGRQMVEEQQKQYPDVVVSNLPEKMLLQNVAAHHSFEVVKFVDEPAFYLAILKFINQ